In Rhodoferax koreense, a genomic segment contains:
- a CDS encoding PilZ domain-containing protein has product MSSHSSSPRPSVIQLAIKEKAALYAAYIPLFSEGGMFIPTTREYQLGDDVYVLLSLPEDPQRYPIAGRVAWVTPGRAAGNRTQGVGIQFPKDEKARLLKLKIEELLGGHLGSDRPTQTI; this is encoded by the coding sequence ATGAGCAGCCATTCCTCTTCGCCGCGTCCCAGCGTCATCCAGCTCGCCATCAAGGAAAAGGCGGCGCTGTATGCGGCCTATATCCCGCTGTTCTCCGAAGGTGGCATGTTCATTCCGACCACGCGCGAATACCAGCTTGGCGACGACGTCTATGTGTTGCTGTCGTTGCCCGAAGACCCGCAGCGCTATCCGATCGCTGGCCGCGTGGCCTGGGTGACGCCGGGGCGGGCCGCGGGCAACCGTACGCAGGGCGTCGGCATCCAGTTCCCGAAGGACGAGAAGGCGCGGCTGCTCAAGCTCAAGATCGAGGAACTGCTCGGCGGCCATCTGGGTTCGGACCGGCCCACCCAAACGATCTAG
- a CDS encoding Tex family protein — protein MQKIIRQLAAEIKVREEQVRTAVELLDGGATVPFIARYRKEVTGGLDDIQLRELEARLSYLRELEDRRESIVASIEEQGKMTDALRVALFHAATKQELEDLYLPFKTKRRTKGQIAREAGIEPLADRLFENPSLVPADEAQAFVKAEKGENGDDFTTVQAVLDGVRDILSERWAEDAGLVQNLRQWLWDEGLLKSKRVEAKNENDPDVAKFRDYFDYDEPIGRVPSHRALAVFRGRGLEILDAKLALPVEPEPGKPSMAEGRIALHLGWSHAARPADDLIRKCVAWTWRVKLSMSTERDLFARLREEAEKVAIKVFADNLRDLLLAAPAGPRVVLGLDPGIRTGVKVAVVDTTGKLVETATVFPHEPRKDWEGSLHTLGKLCAKHGVNLIAIGNGTASRETDKLAADLIKLLAKMADQAGMPAVDVQKVVVSEAGASVYSASEFASQEMPDVDVSLRGAASIARRLQDPLAELVKIDPKSIGVGQYQHDVNQSELARTLEAVVEDCVNSVGVDLNTASVPLLSRVSGLSASVAKAVVRWREANGAFASRQQLMQVSGLGAKTFELSAGFLRIRGGENPLDMTGVHPETYPVVEKIIAQTGKPVAELMGRAEMLKSLRPELFANEKFGVITVKDILGELEKPGRDPRPDFKVARFNDGVDDIKDLVEGMILEGTVSNVAQFGAFIDLGVHQDGLVHVSQLSHKFVNDAREVVKTGDIVKVKVMEVDVARKRIGLSMRLDAAPARKDGPRDNRFEGAGRGQQMPRRQNEPVAQSAMASAFAKLQTKR, from the coding sequence ATGCAGAAAATCATTCGCCAGCTCGCCGCAGAAATCAAGGTTCGTGAAGAACAGGTCAGAACCGCCGTCGAACTGCTCGACGGCGGCGCCACCGTGCCCTTCATCGCGCGTTACCGCAAGGAAGTCACGGGCGGCCTCGACGACATCCAGCTGCGCGAGCTCGAAGCGCGTTTGAGCTACCTGCGCGAACTCGAAGACCGGCGCGAAAGCATCGTCGCCAGCATCGAAGAGCAGGGCAAGATGACCGACGCACTGCGGGTGGCGCTGTTCCATGCCGCCACCAAGCAGGAACTCGAAGACCTCTACCTGCCGTTCAAGACCAAGCGCCGCACCAAGGGCCAGATCGCGCGCGAAGCCGGCATCGAACCGCTGGCCGACCGCTTGTTCGAGAATCCATCGTTGGTGCCCGCCGATGAAGCCCAGGCTTTCGTGAAAGCCGAGAAGGGCGAGAACGGCGACGACTTCACCACGGTGCAGGCCGTGCTCGACGGCGTGCGCGACATCCTCTCCGAACGCTGGGCCGAAGACGCCGGCCTGGTGCAGAACCTGCGGCAGTGGCTGTGGGACGAGGGCCTGCTCAAGAGCAAACGCGTGGAAGCCAAGAACGAGAACGACCCGGACGTGGCCAAGTTCCGCGACTACTTCGACTACGACGAACCCATCGGCCGCGTGCCGTCGCACCGCGCGTTGGCCGTGTTCCGCGGCCGGGGCCTTGAAATCCTCGACGCCAAGCTGGCCTTGCCGGTCGAACCCGAGCCGGGCAAGCCATCGATGGCGGAAGGCCGCATCGCCCTGCACCTGGGCTGGAGCCACGCGGCGCGGCCGGCCGACGACCTGATCCGCAAATGCGTGGCCTGGACCTGGCGCGTCAAGCTCAGCATGTCCACCGAGCGCGACCTGTTCGCACGCCTGCGCGAGGAGGCCGAGAAGGTGGCGATCAAGGTCTTCGCGGACAACCTGCGCGACCTGCTGCTGGCCGCGCCGGCCGGCCCGCGCGTGGTGCTGGGGCTGGACCCCGGCATCCGCACCGGCGTGAAGGTGGCCGTGGTCGACACCACCGGCAAGCTGGTGGAAACCGCCACCGTGTTCCCGCACGAGCCGCGCAAGGACTGGGAAGGCTCGCTGCACACGCTGGGCAAGCTCTGCGCCAAACACGGTGTGAACCTGATCGCCATCGGCAACGGCACGGCCAGTCGCGAGACCGACAAGCTCGCCGCCGACCTGATCAAGCTGCTCGCCAAGATGGCCGATCAGGCCGGCATGCCGGCGGTGGACGTGCAAAAGGTGGTGGTCAGCGAGGCCGGCGCCTCCGTCTATTCGGCCAGCGAATTCGCCTCGCAGGAAATGCCCGACGTGGACGTGAGCCTGCGCGGCGCGGCCAGCATCGCGCGGCGCCTGCAGGATCCGTTGGCCGAATTGGTGAAGATCGATCCCAAGTCCATCGGCGTGGGCCAGTACCAGCACGACGTGAACCAGAGCGAACTCGCGCGCACGCTGGAAGCCGTGGTCGAGGACTGCGTGAACTCGGTCGGTGTGGACCTGAACACGGCCAGCGTGCCGCTGCTGTCGCGGGTCTCCGGCCTGTCGGCCAGCGTGGCCAAGGCGGTGGTCCGCTGGCGCGAGGCCAACGGCGCCTTCGCCAGCCGCCAGCAACTGATGCAGGTCAGCGGCCTGGGCGCCAAGACTTTTGAGCTCAGTGCCGGCTTCCTGCGCATCCGCGGCGGCGAGAACCCGCTGGACATGACGGGTGTGCATCCCGAGACCTACCCGGTCGTCGAGAAGATCATCGCCCAGACCGGCAAACCCGTGGCCGAACTCATGGGCCGCGCCGAGATGCTCAAGAGCCTGCGCCCCGAACTCTTCGCCAACGAGAAATTCGGCGTGATCACGGTGAAGGACATCCTCGGCGAGCTCGAGAAACCCGGCCGCGACCCGCGCCCCGACTTCAAGGTGGCGCGTTTCAACGACGGCGTGGACGACATCAAGGACTTGGTCGAAGGCATGATCCTGGAGGGCACGGTGAGCAACGTCGCCCAGTTTGGCGCCTTCATCGACCTCGGCGTGCACCAGGACGGCCTGGTCCACGTGAGCCAGCTGAGCCACAAGTTCGTCAACGACGCGCGCGAGGTCGTCAAGACCGGCGACATCGTCAAGGTCAAGGTGATGGAGGTGGACGTGGCGCGCAAGCGCATCGGCCTGTCCATGCGCCTGGACGCCGCGCCGGCGCGCAAGGATGGCCCGCGCGACAACCGTTTCGAAGGGGCAGGGCGCGGACAGCAGATGCCGCGCCGGCAGAACGAACCCGTGGCGCAGTCGGCCATGGCTTCGGCATTTGCGAAATTGCAGACCAAGCGGTGA
- the mltG gene encoding endolytic transglycosylase MltG, which translates to MRRFLSVVLVVAILAGGAGWWWLHRPLPVGNAVLDLTIPPGTSARGVAEAVSDAGVKTPPALLFLWFRLSGEARQIKAGSYEIEPGATPISLLGKLVRGEQALRSVTFVEGWNFRQVREALSKAERLAPDSKGLAPDMLMKSLGRPGVDPEGRFFPDTYTYAKGSSDLDVLKRAMLAMDRRLDAAWAQRQPGIPLKTPEEALTLASIIEKETGQGADRPLISGVFNNRLRIGMPLQTDPTVIYGLGATFDGNLRRRDLQTDTPYNTYTRNGLPPTPISMPGAASLLAAVQPAQTTALYFVARGDGSSHFSPTLQEHNRAVNQFQRR; encoded by the coding sequence GTGCGTCGTTTCTTAAGTGTGGTGCTGGTCGTGGCGATCCTGGCTGGCGGCGCGGGTTGGTGGTGGCTGCATCGACCCTTGCCGGTGGGCAACGCGGTGCTCGATCTGACGATTCCGCCCGGCACCTCGGCGCGTGGCGTGGCTGAAGCCGTGAGCGACGCGGGCGTGAAGACGCCGCCGGCCCTGCTGTTCCTGTGGTTCCGCCTGTCGGGCGAGGCGCGCCAGATCAAGGCCGGCAGCTACGAGATCGAGCCCGGCGCCACGCCGATCAGCCTGCTCGGTAAATTGGTGCGCGGCGAGCAGGCGCTTCGCTCGGTGACTTTCGTGGAAGGCTGGAACTTCCGCCAGGTGCGCGAAGCGCTCTCGAAAGCAGAGCGCCTCGCGCCCGATTCCAAAGGGCTGGCGCCCGATATGTTGATGAAATCGCTCGGCCGGCCGGGCGTCGACCCCGAGGGCCGCTTCTTCCCCGACACCTACACCTATGCCAAGGGCAGCAGCGACCTCGATGTGCTCAAGCGCGCCATGCTGGCGATGGATCGGAGGCTCGACGCCGCCTGGGCCCAGCGCCAGCCCGGCATTCCGTTGAAGACGCCCGAGGAGGCTTTGACGCTGGCCAGCATCATCGAAAAGGAAACCGGGCAGGGCGCGGACCGGCCGCTGATCTCCGGCGTGTTCAACAACCGGCTGCGCATCGGCATGCCGCTGCAGACCGACCCGACGGTGATCTACGGTCTCGGCGCCACTTTCGACGGCAACCTGCGCCGGCGCGACCTGCAAACCGACACACCCTACAACACCTACACCCGCAACGGCCTGCCGCCCACGCCGATCTCGATGCCGGGCGCGGCATCCCTGTTGGCGGCCGTGCAGCCGGCGCAGACCACCGCGCTGTATTTCGTGGCCCGCGGCGACGGCAGCAGCCATTTCAGCCCGACGCTGCAGGAGCACAATCGGGCGGTGAACCAGTTTCAACGTCGATGA
- a CDS encoding DUF4256 domain-containing protein translates to MDAKQRDTFIEVLKQRFADHPHRHATVDWAAVQARLQAHPGKLKTLLEMENTGGEPDVIGAADAHGAYLFCDGATESPQGRRSLCFDEPALMARKENRPEGSALGMAQRMGAELLTEAQYAELQRFGEFDLKTSSWLATPPEIRARGGALFGDRRYGRVFTYHNGVQSYYAARGFRCALSV, encoded by the coding sequence ATGGATGCCAAACAACGAGATACTTTCATCGAGGTGTTGAAGCAACGCTTCGCTGACCACCCGCATCGGCATGCCACCGTCGATTGGGCTGCCGTCCAGGCCCGGCTGCAGGCGCACCCCGGCAAGCTGAAAACGCTGCTCGAAATGGAAAACACGGGCGGCGAGCCCGATGTGATCGGCGCGGCGGATGCGCACGGCGCCTACCTGTTCTGCGATGGTGCCACGGAGAGCCCGCAAGGTCGCCGCAGCCTGTGTTTCGATGAACCAGCCCTGATGGCACGCAAGGAGAACCGGCCCGAGGGGAGTGCGCTCGGCATGGCCCAACGCATGGGCGCCGAACTATTGACCGAGGCGCAGTACGCCGAGCTCCAGCGGTTCGGCGAGTTCGACCTGAAGACCTCCAGCTGGCTGGCGACACCGCCCGAAATCAGAGCGCGCGGCGGCGCGCTGTTCGGCGACCGGCGTTATGGCCGGGTCTTCACGTACCACAACGGCGTGCAGTCGTACTACGCGGCACGCGGCTTTCGCTGTGCGCTCAGCGTTTGA
- a CDS encoding alpha/beta hydrolase: protein MLRNPSPPGAPPAAPHRLTPAMRSVIDRMAKAGRPAMHTLTGAEARAAYALGAGVLEIPKPALLRVEDFRIPARDGFALPARLYAPSHEVLPLLLYFHGGGFTIGSIETHDILCRELSRLSGCMVVSLDYRLAPEHKFPTAANDAWDALGWLAGHAAQLGALPGALAVGGDSAGGTLAAACALQARATADAPGLPLALQLLFYPGLSADQDTPSHAMFADGLVLKRSHIDYFFDLYLRTPADRDDWRFAPLLVPEVDGVAPAWIGLAEYDPLFDEGVAYADRLRLAGVPVDLDIYRGVTHEFIKMGRALPEARQAHRDAAKALRAAFHLPETTPTDAR from the coding sequence ATGCTCCGTAACCCCAGTCCGCCGGGCGCGCCGCCCGCCGCGCCCCACCGATTGACGCCCGCGATGCGTTCCGTGATCGACCGCATGGCCAAGGCCGGCCGGCCCGCGATGCACACCTTGACCGGCGCCGAAGCCCGCGCCGCCTATGCCTTGGGCGCGGGCGTGCTGGAAATCCCCAAGCCCGCACTCTTGCGCGTCGAAGACTTCCGCATTCCCGCGCGCGACGGCTTTGCGCTGCCGGCCCGGCTGTACGCACCGTCCCACGAGGTGCTGCCGCTGCTGCTGTATTTCCACGGCGGCGGCTTCACCATCGGCAGCATCGAAACCCACGACATCCTGTGCCGCGAACTGAGCCGGCTGTCGGGCTGCATGGTGGTGTCGCTCGACTACCGGTTGGCGCCAGAGCACAAATTTCCAACCGCGGCCAACGACGCCTGGGACGCGCTGGGCTGGCTGGCCGGCCACGCGGCGCAACTCGGCGCCTTGCCAGGGGCGCTGGCCGTGGGTGGCGACAGCGCCGGCGGCACCCTGGCCGCGGCCTGTGCGCTGCAGGCGAGGGCTACGGCCGATGCGCCCGGCCTCCCGCTGGCGCTGCAGTTGCTGTTCTACCCCGGCCTGTCGGCGGACCAGGACACTCCTTCACACGCCATGTTCGCCGACGGCCTGGTGCTCAAGCGCTCCCACATCGACTACTTCTTCGACCTCTACCTGCGCACGCCGGCCGACCGCGACGACTGGCGCTTCGCGCCGCTGCTGGTGCCGGAGGTAGACGGCGTGGCGCCGGCCTGGATCGGCCTGGCCGAATACGACCCGCTGTTCGACGAAGGCGTGGCCTATGCCGACCGGCTGCGCCTGGCCGGCGTGCCGGTGGACCTGGACATCTACCGCGGCGTGACGCATGAGTTCATCAAGATGGGCCGGGCATTGCCCGAGGCGCGCCAGGCCCACCGCGACGCGGCCAAGGCCCTACGCGCCGCCTTCCACCTGCCCGAAACAACACCCACGGACGCCCGATGA
- a CDS encoding YgfZ/GcvT domain-containing protein: MKHLLHGFAPLSHLGVIRVEGEDAVKFLQGQLTNDFALLDDGHARLAAFCSPKGRMQASFIGFKRGPAEVLLVCSLDLLATTQKRLSMFVMRAKAKLTDATDQFKLYGLVGDAVAQAIDPAAAPWTRVDAGTSTAVALYPANGQPRALLLTPADAAAPTGAALTTEQWLWTEVQSGVATVSQAIFEALVPQMLNYESVGGVNFKKGCYPGQEVVARSQFRGTLKRRAYVAHADAPMFAGQEVFADTDAEQPCGLVVQAAPAPNGGFDAIVSMQTAAQSAGLTLGAASGASIALLPLPYELLEDI; the protein is encoded by the coding sequence ATGAAACACCTACTCCATGGTTTTGCGCCGCTCTCCCATCTGGGCGTGATCCGCGTCGAGGGCGAAGACGCCGTCAAGTTCCTGCAAGGCCAGCTGACCAACGATTTCGCGCTGCTCGACGACGGCCATGCCCGCCTGGCCGCGTTCTGTTCGCCCAAGGGCCGCATGCAGGCCAGTTTCATCGGCTTCAAGCGCGGCCCGGCCGAGGTGCTGCTGGTCTGCAGCCTCGACCTGCTGGCCACGACGCAGAAGCGGCTGTCGATGTTCGTGATGCGCGCCAAGGCCAAGCTCACGGACGCGACGGACCAGTTCAAGCTGTACGGGCTGGTGGGCGATGCCGTGGCCCAGGCCATCGATCCCGCCGCAGCGCCTTGGACGCGGGTCGACGCCGGCACCAGCACCGCGGTCGCGCTGTACCCAGCCAACGGCCAGCCACGCGCGTTGCTGCTCACGCCGGCCGACGCTGCCGCGCCGACGGGTGCTGCGTTGACGACGGAGCAATGGCTCTGGACCGAAGTCCAGAGCGGCGTGGCCACGGTGTCGCAGGCGATCTTTGAAGCCCTGGTGCCGCAGATGCTGAACTACGAGTCGGTCGGCGGCGTGAACTTCAAGAAGGGCTGTTACCCGGGCCAGGAAGTCGTGGCGCGCAGCCAGTTCCGCGGCACGCTGAAACGCCGGGCCTATGTGGCTCATGCAGATGCCCCCATGTTTGCCGGCCAGGAGGTGTTTGCCGACACAGATGCCGAGCAACCCTGCGGCCTGGTGGTGCAGGCCGCGCCTGCGCCGAACGGTGGTTTCGACGCCATCGTGTCGATGCAGACGGCGGCGCAATCGGCCGGGCTCACGCTCGGCGCCGCCAGCGGGGCTTCGATCGCCTTGCTGCCGCTGCCCTACGAGCTGCTCGAAGACATTTGA
- a CDS encoding iron-containing alcohol dehydrogenase, with protein MALIYYVTQIQFEFGAIKLLKQECERVGITRPLIVTDAGVKAAGVLQKALDALPGIPVAVFDQTPSNPTEAAVRAAAAAYRAGNCDGLIAVGGGSAIDCAKGVAIAATHEGPLARYATIEGGSGLITERVAPIIAVPTTSGTGSEVARGAILIVDDHRKLGFHSWHLVPKTAICDPELTLGLPARLTAATGMDAIAHCMETFMAPAFNPPADGIALDGLQRGWAFIERATRFGADREARFNLMSASMQGAMAFQKGLGCVHSLSHSLGGVDPRLHHGTLNAMFLPAVVKFNASAESVQKDHRLERMAQAMGLSSAGDIPEAIRDLNARLGLPTGLAAMGVATDQFDHIISGALADHCHKTNPRIATADEYRGLLEEAM; from the coding sequence ATGGCCCTGATCTATTACGTGACGCAGATCCAGTTCGAGTTCGGCGCCATCAAGCTGCTGAAACAGGAATGCGAACGCGTGGGCATCACCCGGCCGCTGATCGTCACCGATGCCGGTGTCAAGGCCGCCGGCGTGCTGCAGAAGGCGCTGGACGCCCTGCCCGGCATCCCGGTCGCGGTGTTCGACCAGACCCCGTCCAATCCGACCGAAGCCGCGGTGCGTGCCGCGGCCGCCGCCTACCGCGCGGGGAACTGCGATGGCCTGATCGCCGTGGGTGGCGGCTCGGCCATCGACTGCGCCAAGGGCGTGGCCATCGCCGCCACGCACGAAGGGCCGCTCGCACGCTACGCCACCATCGAAGGCGGCTCGGGTCTGATCACCGAGCGCGTGGCCCCCATCATCGCCGTGCCCACCACCAGCGGCACCGGCAGCGAAGTGGCGCGCGGTGCCATCCTCATCGTCGACGACCACAGGAAGCTTGGCTTCCATTCCTGGCATCTGGTGCCCAAGACGGCGATCTGCGACCCCGAACTCACGCTCGGCCTGCCCGCCCGGCTGACCGCCGCCACCGGCATGGACGCCATCGCCCACTGCATGGAAACCTTCATGGCGCCGGCCTTCAACCCGCCGGCCGACGGCATCGCGCTCGACGGCCTGCAGCGCGGCTGGGCCTTCATCGAACGCGCGACGCGCTTTGGTGCCGACCGCGAGGCCCGCTTCAACCTGATGAGCGCCTCGATGCAGGGCGCGATGGCGTTCCAGAAAGGCCTGGGCTGCGTGCATTCGCTGAGCCACAGCCTGGGCGGCGTCGACCCACGGCTGCACCATGGCACGCTGAACGCGATGTTCCTGCCGGCGGTGGTGAAGTTCAACGCCAGTGCCGAGTCGGTGCAGAAAGACCACCGGCTGGAGCGCATGGCCCAGGCCATGGGCCTGTCATCCGCAGGCGACATTCCCGAGGCGATCCGCGATCTGAACGCCCGGCTCGGGTTGCCCACCGGCCTGGCCGCCATGGGCGTGGCGACCGATCAGTTCGACCACATCATCAGCGGCGCGCTGGCCGACCATTGCCACAAGACCAATCCGCGGATTGCGACGGCGGACGAATACCGCGGGTTGCTCGAAGAAGCGATGTAG
- the tmk gene encoding dTMP kinase, giving the protein MTNGIFISFEGIDGAGKSTHIESLATALRAQGRTVTLTREPGGTPLAEKLRALVLNDAMDALTEALLIFAARRDHLQQVIEPALARGEVVISDRFTDATFAYQGGGRGFDLRVLSTLEQWVQAVPAREGDLVRQPDLTLLFELAPELAAERLAGARVPDRFESQPVEFFRQVAQGYADRASASPGRFARIDAAASKHAVWQQITNTLVRRGWLSIMVPTPEGLR; this is encoded by the coding sequence ATGACTAACGGCATCTTCATCAGCTTCGAAGGCATCGACGGTGCCGGCAAGTCGACCCACATCGAATCCCTGGCCACGGCCTTGCGGGCCCAGGGCCGCACGGTCACCTTGACGCGCGAGCCGGGCGGCACGCCGCTGGCCGAAAAGCTGCGCGCGCTGGTGCTCAACGACGCCATGGACGCGCTGACCGAGGCGCTGCTGATCTTCGCCGCGCGGCGCGACCACCTGCAGCAGGTGATCGAGCCGGCCCTGGCGCGCGGCGAGGTAGTGATCAGCGACCGCTTTACCGACGCCACCTTCGCCTACCAGGGCGGGGGGCGTGGCTTCGATCTGCGGGTGCTATCGACATTGGAGCAATGGGTGCAGGCTGTGCCTGCGCGAGAAGGCGATTTGGTGCGCCAACCGGATTTGACGCTGCTGTTCGAACTCGCGCCCGAACTCGCAGCCGAACGCCTGGCCGGCGCGCGCGTGCCGGACCGTTTCGAGTCGCAGCCGGTCGAATTCTTCCGCCAGGTCGCGCAGGGCTACGCCGACCGCGCCTCAGCATCCCCCGGCCGCTTCGCGCGCATCGACGCCGCGGCTTCGAAACACGCGGTGTGGCAGCAGATCACCAACACGCTGGTGCGACGCGGGTGGCTGTCGATCATGGTGCCGACGCCGGAAGGCCTGAGATGA
- a CDS encoding DNA polymerase III subunit delta', whose product MSDIVEAEVLPPWLAAQRTALLGQRGHAWLLQGPSGLGQYSLALELVRAWLCDRFDGSAESVARGACGECGSCHAIDVHAHADLCVLMPETAMIDLGWPLAEKAQSDIDDKKRKASKEIRVEAMRDAVEFSQRTSARGRGKAVLVYPAERMNHVTANALLKTLEEPPGDVKFVLATGAAHQLLPTIRSRCMGHNMAWPDTADALQWLQAQDVAAVDAATLLSAAGGRPDDALKMARGGQSARTWALVPKAVARGDVTVFADWAMAQVVDALQKLCHDLLVVHSGAVPRFFADADLPPAASMHALTRWSKELGATVRVVEHPFNSGLMLETLVSRAQTALNSKR is encoded by the coding sequence ATGAGCGACATCGTCGAAGCCGAAGTCTTGCCGCCTTGGCTCGCCGCGCAGCGCACGGCCTTGCTCGGCCAGCGCGGCCATGCCTGGCTGCTGCAGGGGCCTTCGGGCCTGGGCCAATACAGCCTGGCGCTGGAACTGGTGCGTGCGTGGCTGTGCGATCGTTTCGATGGCTCGGCCGAGTCGGTGGCGCGCGGCGCGTGCGGCGAATGCGGCAGTTGCCATGCGATCGACGTGCATGCGCATGCCGACCTGTGCGTGCTGATGCCCGAGACGGCGATGATCGACCTGGGCTGGCCGCTCGCGGAGAAAGCGCAGTCCGACATCGATGACAAGAAACGCAAGGCCAGCAAGGAGATCCGCGTCGAGGCCATGCGCGATGCCGTCGAGTTCTCGCAGCGCACGAGTGCACGTGGCCGCGGCAAGGCGGTACTGGTGTATCCGGCCGAACGCATGAACCACGTCACGGCGAATGCGCTGCTGAAGACGCTGGAAGAGCCACCCGGCGACGTGAAGTTCGTGCTGGCCACCGGCGCGGCGCACCAGTTGCTGCCGACCATCCGCAGCCGCTGCATGGGCCACAACATGGCCTGGCCGGACACGGCCGATGCCTTGCAATGGCTGCAGGCGCAGGATGTCGCCGCCGTCGATGCGGCCACGCTGCTGTCGGCCGCCGGCGGCCGGCCCGACGACGCCCTGAAGATGGCGCGCGGCGGGCAGAGCGCCAGGACCTGGGCCCTGGTGCCCAAGGCCGTGGCGCGCGGTGACGTCACCGTGTTCGCCGATTGGGCCATGGCCCAGGTGGTGGACGCGCTGCAGAAGCTCTGCCATGACCTGCTGGTGGTGCACAGCGGCGCGGTGCCGCGTTTCTTTGCGGACGCGGACCTGCCGCCGGCGGCGTCGATGCACGCCCTCACGCGCTGGTCCAAGGAACTGGGCGCCACGGTGCGTGTGGTCGAACACCCCTTTAATTCGGGGCTGATGCTCGAAACGCTTGTGAGCCGCGCGCAAACCGCCCTAAACTCGAAGCGCTAG
- a CDS encoding HDOD domain-containing protein — MELSVLLTSEAALPSIPKVVALLLSELGRKDPDLRKMSQLISADPALTTRLLTLANASMFQLARKVSSIPEALAVLGVEHLRTLATAAALGGSFRSVPGIDMQQFWRYSVNSAKISRSLAGMVRQNQATAFTAGLIHAVGELVMHLGMPDAMAPLNRITPVLDLRRARTEQRMFGYCYAEVGAGFARKWQFPDLIVDALQHQIEPFDNDAYEPLAGVVHLATWRARAKEANLDDKALAVSFPDVVGLTLGLDIDMVLQQDPIDWSAKTDMGAFV, encoded by the coding sequence ATGGAGTTGAGCGTCCTGCTGACTTCCGAGGCCGCGCTGCCAAGCATCCCCAAGGTGGTGGCGCTGTTGCTGAGCGAACTGGGGCGCAAGGATCCCGACCTGCGCAAGATGAGCCAGCTCATCAGCGCCGACCCTGCGCTGACCACGCGGCTGCTGACGCTGGCCAATGCCTCGATGTTCCAGCTTGCGCGCAAGGTCAGCAGCATTCCCGAGGCGCTGGCGGTGCTGGGGGTGGAGCACCTGCGAACCCTTGCCACGGCGGCCGCGCTGGGCGGCAGCTTCCGTTCCGTGCCGGGCATCGACATGCAGCAGTTCTGGCGCTACAGCGTCAACAGCGCCAAGATCTCGCGGTCGCTCGCCGGCATGGTGCGGCAGAACCAGGCCACGGCCTTCACCGCCGGCCTGATCCATGCCGTCGGCGAACTGGTGATGCACCTCGGCATGCCCGACGCCATGGCGCCGCTGAACCGCATCACGCCGGTGCTCGACCTGAGGCGCGCGCGCACCGAGCAGCGCATGTTCGGCTACTGTTATGCGGAAGTCGGCGCGGGTTTTGCCCGCAAGTGGCAGTTTCCCGACCTGATCGTGGACGCCCTGCAGCACCAGATCGAACCCTTCGACAACGACGCCTACGAGCCGCTGGCCGGTGTCGTGCACCTGGCGACCTGGCGCGCGCGCGCCAAGGAAGCCAACCTCGACGACAAGGCGCTGGCCGTGAGTTTCCCCGATGTCGTCGGCCTCACGCTTGGGCTCGACATCGACATGGTGCTGCAACAGGACCCGATCGACTGGAGCGCGAAGACGGACATGGGCGCGTTTGTGTGA
- a CDS encoding YbgC/FadM family acyl-CoA thioesterase, with product MTEPSQVFSHRLRVRWSEVDMQRIVFNAHYLAYLDVAITEYWRALGLPYFEAMEALGGEFYLKKATLEYHASARADDLLDITLRHIRTGNSSMLMAGAVKRGDAVLVSGELLYVFADPSTQKPTPVPEALRALQASYAAGEPVFELKTGAWSEFGPAAGSVRHEVFVEEQGIPKELEWDDADQTAVHAVVFNRLGQPLATGRLLPQPGAPGVGRIGRMAVKKALRGTRVGRAVLEALVKASAERGDHEVLLHAQTSAEAFYLRCGFTPRGEVYEEAGIPHREMFRTLV from the coding sequence ATGACCGAACCAAGCCAAGTCTTTTCCCACCGCCTGCGCGTACGCTGGTCCGAGGTCGACATGCAGCGCATCGTCTTCAATGCGCATTACCTGGCCTACCTCGACGTGGCCATCACCGAATACTGGCGCGCGCTCGGCCTGCCGTATTTCGAGGCCATGGAGGCGCTCGGCGGCGAGTTCTACCTGAAGAAGGCCACGCTCGAATACCACGCCTCGGCGCGGGCCGACGACCTGCTGGACATCACGCTGCGACACATCCGCACCGGCAACAGTTCCATGCTGATGGCCGGTGCGGTGAAAAGGGGCGATGCCGTGTTGGTGAGCGGCGAACTGCTCTACGTCTTCGCCGACCCCTCAACCCAGAAGCCCACGCCGGTGCCAGAGGCGCTGCGCGCGCTGCAGGCTTCGTACGCCGCAGGTGAACCGGTGTTCGAGTTGAAGACCGGTGCCTGGAGTGAATTTGGGCCGGCCGCAGGCAGCGTGCGCCACGAGGTGTTCGTCGAAGAGCAGGGCATCCCGAAGGAACTCGAGTGGGACGACGCCGACCAGACCGCGGTGCACGCCGTGGTGTTCAACCGCCTGGGCCAGCCGCTGGCCACCGGCCGCCTGTTGCCGCAACCTGGCGCGCCGGGCGTTGGCCGCATCGGCCGCATGGCGGTGAAAAAAGCCTTGCGCGGCACGAGGGTCGGCCGTGCCGTGCTCGAAGCGCTGGTGAAGGCTTCGGCCGAACGCGGCGACCACGAGGTGCTGCTGCACGCGCAGACCAGCGCCGAAGCCTTCTACCTGCGCTGCGGCTTCACGCCGCGTGGCGAGGTGTACGAGGAAGCCGGCATCCCGCACCGCGAGATGTTCAGGACGCTTGTATAA